From a region of the Oncorhynchus mykiss isolate Arlee chromosome 32, USDA_OmykA_1.1, whole genome shotgun sequence genome:
- the LOC110487946 gene encoding sorting nexin-10A, protein MDRIDSLMKQEFVSVWVQDPQFHKDDFWHTHIDYEICLHTNSMCFRKKTSCVRRQYSEFVWLRQRLQDNAMLIELPKLPPWNPFFSLNNPYQVNQRMKGLQEFLETVLQDPLLLSDSRVHLFLQSQLSVTKMEACVLGQTRYTVAQAIQMCSDCHRTRFPVEKSRKEYCDSNGESTTSSGLGHSHDSGVPQSSSPLPCDSSCENCDGSLTIRDRRFFSRESSCDQEHTEP, encoded by the exons ATGGACAGGATTGACAGTCTAATGAAACAG GAGTTTGTCAGTGTTTGGGTCCAAGATCCACAGTTCCACAAAGATGACTTCTGGCACACGCACATCGACTACGAGATCTGTTTACAT ACCAATAGCATGTGTTTTAGGAAGAAGACTTCCTGTGTGCGTAGGCAGTACAGTGAGTTTGTTTGGCTCCGGCAGCGTCTGCAGGACAATGCTATGCTCAT AGAGTTGCCCAAATTACCTCCCTGGAATCCGTTCTTCAGTCTGAACAACCCCTATCAGGTCAACCAGCGGATGAAGGGTCTACAGGAGTTTCTAGAGAC TGTCCTCCAGGACCCCCTGCTGCTGTCTGACAGCAGAGTGCACCTTTTCCTCCAATCCCAGCTCAGCGTGACCAAGATGGAGGCGTGTGTCTTGGGCCAGACACGCTACACAGTGGCCCAGGCCATCCAGATGTGTAGTGACTGCCACCGCACACGCTTCCCCGTAGAGAAGAGCCGCAAGGAGTACTGCGACTCGAACGGCGAAAG cACCACATCATCAGGTCTAGGCCACAGCCATGACTCGGGGGTCCCCCAGAGCTCCAGCCCCCTACCCTGTGACAGCAGTTGTGAAAACTGTGATGGAAGCCTAACCATCAGGGACAGAAGATTTTTCAGCAGAGAGTCCTCTTGTGACCAGGAACACACAGAGCCCTGA